In one Candidatus Binatia bacterium genomic region, the following are encoded:
- a CDS encoding crotonase/enoyl-CoA hydratase family protein: MSDRIDVTISGHVADVRMNRPDKLNALDAEMFEALVVTGRELAKTRGVRAVVLSGNGRAFCAGLDFGSFMAMAAAGNGGPNLFHRTRESPANLAQLAGYVWKELPMPVIAAVHGACYGGGLQIAAGADIRIVHPDAKLSVREMYWGLVPDMSGTRTLKHVLREDVLKELTFTARIVGAAEAVALGLATRAAEDPLAAAMELAAQIAASSPTAMRAAKKLIGDTYRIPDDETGLLLEENLQKSVLRTPNQIEAVQSNLEKRPAAFTDPD; the protein is encoded by the coding sequence ATGTCCGACCGCATCGACGTAACGATATCCGGCCACGTCGCCGACGTGCGCATGAACCGGCCCGACAAGCTCAACGCGCTCGACGCCGAAATGTTCGAGGCGCTGGTCGTGACGGGGCGGGAGCTGGCGAAAACGCGCGGAGTTCGCGCGGTGGTGCTCTCGGGCAACGGCCGCGCGTTCTGCGCGGGGCTCGACTTCGGCAGCTTCATGGCAATGGCCGCCGCCGGCAACGGCGGGCCCAACCTTTTCCATCGCACCAGGGAAAGCCCGGCCAACCTGGCCCAGCTCGCCGGGTACGTCTGGAAAGAGCTGCCGATGCCGGTCATCGCTGCCGTGCACGGCGCGTGTTACGGCGGCGGGCTGCAGATCGCCGCCGGCGCCGACATCCGCATCGTGCATCCCGACGCGAAGCTGTCGGTGCGCGAGATGTACTGGGGCCTTGTTCCCGACATGAGCGGCACGCGCACTCTCAAGCACGTGCTGCGCGAAGACGTATTGAAGGAGCTGACCTTCACTGCCCGCATCGTCGGCGCAGCCGAGGCCGTTGCTCTCGGGCTGGCCACGCGCGCCGCCGAGGATCCGCTCGCGGCGGCGATGGAGCTTGCCGCGCAGATCGCTGCCAGCTCGCCGACCGCGATGCGCGCGGCCAAGAAGCTGATCGGCGACACCTACCGCATTCCCGACGACGAGACCGGACTCCTGCTCGAGGAAAACCTGCAGAAGAGCGTGCTGCGCACGCCGAACCAGATCGAAGCCGTGCAGTCCAACCTCGAAAAGCGCCCGGCGGCCTTTACGGATCCGGACTGA
- a CDS encoding NUDIX hydrolase: protein MGVLSRRELHSGKIGSFGIEEVELPSGRRATLDVLRHPGAAAAVVFLDPQRIVLLRQYRHAAGVWLWEIPAGKIDPGESAHECIAREIEEETGYRARSITKLGVMVPAPAYTDERIWLYEAEGLERGRMALGDDEEIEVHEVGFDEALQWIERGDIIDAKTIAGLHLAGARRR from the coding sequence GTGGGTGTTCTGTCGCGCCGCGAGCTGCACAGCGGGAAGATCGGCAGCTTCGGCATCGAGGAAGTCGAGCTTCCGAGCGGGCGTCGCGCGACACTGGACGTGCTGAGGCATCCGGGAGCCGCGGCGGCCGTCGTCTTTCTCGACCCGCAGCGCATCGTCCTGCTGCGCCAGTACCGCCATGCCGCCGGAGTGTGGCTCTGGGAGATCCCCGCCGGAAAGATCGATCCCGGCGAGTCTGCGCACGAGTGCATCGCAAGGGAGATCGAAGAGGAGACCGGCTACCGCGCGCGATCGATCACGAAGCTCGGCGTGATGGTGCCGGCGCCGGCCTACACCGACGAGCGCATCTGGCTCTACGAGGCCGAAGGTCTCGAGCGCGGCCGCATGGCACTCGGCGACGACGAGGAGATCGAGGTGCACGAGGTGGGGTTCGACGAGGCGCTGCAATGGATCGAGCGCGGCGACATCATCGACGCCAAGACCATTGCCGGCCTGCACCTTGCCGGGGCAAGGAGGCGCTAG